From one bacterium genomic stretch:
- a CDS encoding type I restriction endonuclease, with protein sequence MDFKEQLKQLADRIEKLKDSTLTEEATKNAFVLPFLQAIGYDVFNPIEVVPEFVADIGRKKGEKVDYAILKDSQPIILIECKHWKEDLDLHNTQLLRYFNATKAKFAVLTNGIIYRFYTDLDEPNKMDERPFLDINILEPKDTQIEELKKFHKSYFDIDNIIDTASFLKYSNEIITILNSEFKQPSESFIKYFITQVYSGHITKKIIGYFTEIMKSSCHQFLSDVITERLKTVLTREKEGDRQGAEAEKQIGGQAKEDLIETTMEEIESYYIVKSILRQAIDSNRIYYRDFKTCFSILVDNSIRKPVCRFYLLKDSKQIALLDENKNEIKHEIASLDDIYKYSQQLINIAKAYS encoded by the coding sequence ATGGATTTTAAAGAGCAATTAAAACAGCTTGCGGATAGAATTGAGAAATTAAAAGATTCTACATTGACGGAAGAGGCAACAAAAAATGCTTTTGTTTTACCTTTTCTTCAAGCCATAGGATACGATGTATTTAATCCAATTGAAGTAGTACCTGAGTTTGTTGCAGATATTGGAAGGAAAAAAGGGGAAAAGGTGGATTATGCAATTTTAAAGGATAGTCAGCCAATAATTTTAATTGAATGTAAACATTGGAAAGAGGATTTAGATTTACACAATACCCAACTGCTGAGATATTTCAACGCTACAAAAGCAAAATTTGCCGTATTGACAAATGGAATAATCTATCGTTTTTATACAGATTTAGATGAGCCAAATAAAATGGATGAGAGGCCATTTTTAGATATAAATATCCTTGAACCCAAAGACACACAGATTGAAGAACTAAAGAAGTTTCATAAATCATATTTTGATATTGATAATATTATTGACACAGCAAGCTTTCTAAAATATTCAAATGAAATTATAACTATTTTAAATTCAGAGTTTAAACAGCCATCAGAATCTTTCATTAAATACTTTATTACTCAAGTTTATAGCGGTCATATAACCAAAAAGATAATTGGATACTTTACAGAGATTATGAAAAGCTCGTGTCACCAATTTCTAAGTGATGTAATTACTGAACGATTAAAAACAGTTTTAACTAGAGAGAAGGAAGGGGATAGACAGGGGGCTGAAGCTGAAAAACAGATTGGTGGGCAGGCTAAAGAAGATTTGATTGAAACTACGATGGAAGAAATTGAAAGTTATTATATAGTTAAGTCTATATTAAGGCAAGCTATAGATAGCAATAGAATTTATTATAGGGATTTTAAAACTTGTTTCAGCATATTGGTTGATAATTCTATAAGGAAGCCTGTTTGTAGGTTTTATTTACTTAAGGATAGTAAACAAATCGCACTTTTAGACGAGAACAAGAATGAAATTAAGCATGAGATAGCATCCCTTGATGATATTTATAAATATTCACAACAGCTGATAAATATAGCAAAGGCTTATAGTTAA